A region of Nitrosomonas stercoris DNA encodes the following proteins:
- a CDS encoding L-aspartate oxidase: MQSSHFDTLVIGSGLAGLTLALNLAETQRVALVTKRTLIDSASAGAQGGIAAVLSIEDSLEAHIQDTLIAGAGLCDETMTHYIVEQGPRAVRWLIERGVNFTRDAQNETGYHLTREGGHSMRRIIHSDDATGRVVQLTLTEQAVQHPNITILEHHIAIDLITSEKLSLHTQGSNHCYGAYVLDILAGEVYTIAARNTVLATGGAGKVYLYTTNPDVATGDGIAMGWRAGCRVANMEFVQFHPTCLYHPHAKSFLITEAVRGEGGLLKLPDGERFMPQHDERAELAPRDIVARAIDFEMKKRGLDCVFLDISHQPADFLIRHFPTIYNRCLELGIDITREPIPVVPAAHYTCGGIVIDRRGRTDIDNLYAVGETAHTGLHGANRLASNSLLECLVISLSAAQDIMDRPAVPAQSLPNWDESRVTDADEEVVISHNWDELRRFMWNYVGIVRTNKRLQRAQHRIRLLSEEIDEYYSNFRVTSDLLELRNLVCTSDLIVRSAMLRHESRGLHYSRDYSETLPRATDTVLLKS; encoded by the coding sequence ATGCAATCATCTCATTTTGATACTCTGGTTATCGGTAGCGGTTTAGCCGGCTTGACCCTGGCATTGAATCTGGCTGAAACACAGCGGGTCGCGTTGGTAACCAAACGCACGCTCATCGATAGCGCCAGCGCTGGTGCACAGGGAGGAATAGCGGCAGTGCTTTCCATTGAAGATTCGTTAGAGGCACATATTCAGGATACGTTAATCGCTGGTGCGGGGTTATGTGATGAGACAATGACGCATTATATTGTGGAGCAGGGTCCACGCGCAGTCAGATGGTTAATTGAACGAGGGGTCAACTTTACGCGTGATGCCCAGAATGAAACAGGCTATCACCTCACGCGTGAAGGAGGTCATAGCATGCGCCGCATTATTCATTCGGATGATGCCACGGGTAGAGTAGTACAACTAACCTTGACTGAGCAGGCTGTACAGCATCCTAACATTACAATATTGGAACATCATATTGCCATTGATTTGATTACCAGTGAGAAACTATCGCTGCATACGCAGGGGAGTAATCATTGTTATGGTGCATATGTGCTGGATATTCTGGCTGGTGAGGTCTATACGATCGCAGCGCGTAATACCGTTTTGGCAACGGGAGGTGCAGGCAAAGTTTATTTGTATACTACGAATCCAGATGTGGCAACTGGAGATGGCATTGCCATGGGATGGCGCGCAGGTTGTCGCGTGGCTAATATGGAGTTTGTTCAGTTTCATCCGACTTGTCTCTATCACCCGCATGCAAAATCTTTCTTGATTACCGAGGCTGTCAGGGGAGAGGGAGGATTACTAAAACTGCCTGATGGTGAGCGTTTTATGCCGCAGCATGATGAACGGGCTGAGTTAGCACCGCGTGATATTGTGGCGCGCGCTATCGACTTTGAAATGAAAAAGCGTGGGCTGGACTGCGTATTTTTAGATATTTCCCATCAACCTGCTGATTTTTTGATTCGGCATTTTCCTACTATTTACAATCGCTGCCTGGAACTGGGAATTGATATTACGCGCGAGCCCATTCCAGTGGTACCAGCAGCGCATTACACCTGTGGTGGCATTGTGATCGATCGCCGTGGCAGAACCGATATTGACAATCTGTACGCAGTTGGCGAGACAGCACATACCGGATTGCATGGTGCTAATCGCTTGGCAAGTAATTCCTTGTTGGAATGTCTGGTAATTTCCTTGTCTGCTGCGCAAGATATTATGGATCGACCGGCTGTGCCTGCCCAATCATTGCCGAATTGGGATGAAAGCCGAGTAACTGATGCGGATGAAGAGGTGGTTATTTCACATAACTGGGATGAGTTGCGTCGCTTTATGTGGAATTATGTGGGCATAGTGCGAACGAACAAACGCTTGCAGCGCGCACAACATCGTATCCGCTTATTAAGCGAAGAAATCGATGAATATTATTCCAATTTCCGGGTAACCAGTGATTTGCTGGAGTTGCGCAATCTGGTGTGTACTTCCGATTTGATTGTGCGTAGCGCCATGTTGCGGCATGAAAGTCGTGGTTTGCACTACAGTCGAGATTATTCAGAAACTTTGCCACGTGCGACGGATACCGTGTTACTTAAGTCGTAG
- a CDS encoding branched-chain-amino-acid aminotransferase, giving the protein MSMADRDGVIWYDGEMVPWRDATTHVLTHTLHYGMGVFEGLRAYQTPKGTAIFRLPEHTERLFNSAHVFRMKIPFDQATLTQAQLDVVRQNKLATGYIRPIVFYGAEAMGLSAKNLTVHVAIAAWAWGTYLGADALDNGIRVKTSSFTRHHVNINMCRAKSVSTYTNSILAHQEVAQDGYQEALLLDVDGYVAEGSGENIFIIKKGKIYTPDLTSCLEGITRATVIQLAEDAGIEVIQKRITRDEVYCADEAFFTGTAAEITPIRELDCRTIGTGKRGQITAQLQTAFFDCVNGKLDKYADWLHYV; this is encoded by the coding sequence ATGTCGATGGCAGATCGTGACGGAGTTATCTGGTACGACGGAGAGATGGTTCCGTGGCGCGATGCCACCACCCATGTACTTACGCATACTTTGCACTATGGAATGGGCGTATTCGAAGGTTTACGCGCCTATCAGACACCCAAAGGAACAGCCATTTTCCGTTTGCCCGAACACACGGAACGGTTGTTTAATTCGGCTCACGTTTTCCGCATGAAGATTCCATTTGATCAGGCCACGTTAACTCAGGCACAACTAGATGTGGTTCGACAAAATAAATTGGCAACGGGCTATATTCGTCCTATCGTGTTCTATGGTGCGGAAGCAATGGGCTTATCTGCTAAGAACCTGACTGTTCATGTGGCTATTGCTGCTTGGGCATGGGGAACATACTTAGGTGCAGATGCGCTGGATAACGGTATTCGTGTAAAAACCTCTTCTTTTACACGCCATCACGTCAATATCAATATGTGCCGCGCTAAATCTGTTTCCACCTATACCAACTCCATTCTGGCACATCAAGAAGTAGCACAAGATGGCTATCAAGAAGCGCTATTGCTAGATGTAGATGGCTACGTTGCAGAAGGTTCTGGAGAAAATATTTTTATCATTAAAAAAGGCAAGATTTATACACCCGATCTCACCTCTTGTCTGGAAGGAATCACGCGCGCTACGGTTATTCAATTAGCCGAAGATGCTGGCATCGAAGTGATTCAAAAGCGTATCACACGAGATGAAGTATATTGTGCAGACGAAGCGTTTTTTACCGGCACGGCGGCAGAAATTACTCCAATTCGCGAGCTGGATTGTCGTACTATAGGCACCGGCAAGCGCGGCCAAATTACCGCACAGCTACAAACTGCTTTCTTTGATTGCGTCAACGGCAAACTGGATAAGTACGCTGATTGGCTACATTACGTTTAA
- a CDS encoding phosphomannomutase/phosphoglucomutase: protein MSTVPHEVFKAYDIRGIVATALTPEVVEQIGHAIGSEAHARQLTTIAVGRDGRLSGPELIQALTNGIRKSGIHVIDVGMVATPVLYYAAHELCNYSGVMVTGSHNPPEYNGLKIVLGGETLAAEAIQALRLRIEQGKLHYTQDKPGDCRQHDIIPSYLQRIVGDIKLTRPIKIVVDSGNGVTGVLAPELYRQLGCEVIELFCEVDGSFPNHHPDPSVPENLQDVIQTLATTDAEIGFAFDGDGDRLGVVTKDGSIIFPDRQLMLFAADVLSRNPGSQIIYDVKCTRTLAPWIKQHGGQPVMWKTGHSFIKAKLKETGALLAGEMSGHIFFKERWYGFDDGLYAGARLLELLSKQNDLDAALHTLPDTINTPELQIKLKEGENHALIKQLQQEAVFPEGTDVITIDGLRVEYSDGFGLIRASNTTPVAVLRFEADNQTALQRIQQDFRRIILQAKPDANLPF from the coding sequence ATGAGCACCGTTCCACACGAGGTTTTTAAGGCTTACGATATACGAGGTATCGTAGCAACTGCACTCACCCCTGAAGTGGTAGAACAAATTGGGCATGCCATCGGCTCCGAAGCACATGCACGCCAACTGACGACTATTGCAGTGGGGCGCGATGGTCGTTTGTCTGGCCCTGAGCTAATACAAGCACTGACAAACGGTATCCGTAAAAGTGGCATCCATGTCATCGATGTTGGTATGGTAGCAACGCCAGTGCTGTACTACGCCGCACACGAACTCTGCAATTATTCCGGTGTAATGGTCACAGGTAGTCATAATCCACCTGAATACAACGGCCTTAAAATTGTATTGGGTGGAGAAACTTTAGCAGCCGAAGCAATTCAGGCATTACGCTTACGTATAGAACAAGGCAAGCTGCATTACACTCAAGATAAGCCAGGTGATTGTCGCCAGCACGATATTATTCCTTCTTATTTACAACGCATTGTGGGTGACATCAAACTTACTCGCCCTATAAAAATCGTTGTAGATAGCGGTAACGGTGTAACGGGAGTATTAGCACCTGAGTTATATCGTCAACTCGGTTGTGAAGTCATCGAGCTGTTTTGTGAAGTGGACGGCTCCTTTCCCAATCACCATCCCGATCCTTCCGTCCCGGAAAATCTGCAAGATGTCATCCAGACATTGGCAACCACTGACGCTGAAATTGGCTTTGCTTTCGATGGTGATGGTGATCGCTTAGGAGTGGTAACCAAAGATGGCAGTATTATTTTCCCGGATCGTCAACTGATGTTATTTGCAGCGGATGTCTTATCCAGAAATCCTGGTAGCCAGATCATCTATGATGTGAAATGCACCCGTACACTGGCACCATGGATTAAGCAGCATGGTGGTCAACCAGTCATGTGGAAAACAGGTCATTCTTTCATTAAAGCCAAATTAAAAGAAACTGGAGCATTATTAGCTGGCGAAATGAGCGGCCATATCTTCTTCAAGGAACGTTGGTATGGATTTGATGATGGCCTGTATGCTGGTGCTCGTCTATTAGAATTATTAAGCAAACAAAATGATCTGGATGCGGCCTTGCATACTCTGCCTGATACCATCAACACTCCAGAGTTACAGATCAAACTCAAAGAAGGTGAAAATCACGCTTTAATTAAGCAATTGCAACAAGAAGCTGTTTTTCCGGAAGGCACGGATGTTATTACAATCGATGGTTTGCGCGTGGAATACTCGGATGGATTTGGTCTGATTCGAGCCTCTAACACCACTCCTGTTGCCGTGCTGCGTTTTGAAGCTGACAACCAAACAGCGCTGCAGCGCATTCAACAAGATTTTCGCCGTATCATTCTGCAAGCCAAGCCAGATGCCAACCTGCCCTTTTAA
- a CDS encoding glutamine-dependent NAD(+) synthetase has product MKIALAQINCTASDLNNNQLIITNACQQAKNAGATLIITPELALIGSPPQDWLLRKEFIQACQQTLLQLAEQTHGITLIIGHPHSIDNKLFNAISVIQNGQLLATYCKNYLSADLLSDKHRFFEAGQQPCTVECNGIRVGLATYSDHQHPHYLQKLRTAGAQILLVIDASPYSIDGQSYRQQILHTSATQTGLPILYINSVGGQDELVFDGASFVMDQHGKLVQQLPAFQETLGFIEFQHDQFTPVPYAPLPDQIESIYAALKLGLHDFIHKNNISGVLIGLSGGVDSALVLAIAVDALGAERVATVMMPSPYTAAISLQDAQIMADILGVRHTEIPINHLFEEFKQTLQPELQTWPTTGASTTMENLQARIRSTLLMALANQSGRLVLVTSNKSETAVGYSTLYGDMAGGLAILKDVNKTQVYQLCRYRNNISAVIPERILQRPPSAELRPEQTDQDSLPPYDVLDAIMTDYMENNLSPAEIIAKHYPAETVYRIVQMIHANEYKRRQAAPGIRITRRSFDQSWRFPISPGFRQ; this is encoded by the coding sequence ATGAAGATTGCACTGGCTCAAATCAATTGTACTGCGAGTGATCTCAATAACAATCAGCTGATCATTACAAATGCTTGCCAGCAAGCAAAAAATGCCGGTGCAACGCTTATTATCACCCCGGAATTGGCTCTGATTGGCTCGCCACCACAAGATTGGTTACTGCGTAAAGAGTTTATACAGGCTTGTCAGCAAACCCTGTTGCAACTGGCAGAGCAAACACATGGCATTACGCTGATCATTGGTCACCCACACAGCATAGACAATAAACTATTCAATGCCATTTCAGTTATTCAAAATGGACAACTGCTGGCGACTTATTGCAAAAATTATTTATCTGCTGATCTTTTATCGGATAAACATCGCTTTTTTGAAGCTGGTCAGCAGCCCTGCACAGTTGAATGCAATGGCATTCGAGTTGGATTGGCTACTTACTCTGATCACCAACACCCACACTATTTGCAGAAATTACGCACTGCTGGTGCACAAATTCTGCTAGTAATAGATGCCTCCCCCTATTCCATTGACGGCCAAAGCTATCGCCAGCAAATACTGCACACAAGTGCAACACAAACCGGCTTGCCTATTCTGTATATCAATTCAGTTGGTGGCCAGGATGAACTGGTTTTTGATGGCGCTTCATTTGTCATGGATCAGCACGGAAAACTTGTGCAACAGTTGCCTGCTTTTCAGGAAACATTGGGATTTATAGAATTCCAGCATGACCAGTTTACCCCTGTGCCATATGCCCCTCTACCCGATCAGATTGAAAGTATTTATGCTGCCCTCAAGCTGGGTTTGCATGACTTCATTCATAAAAATAACATTTCAGGTGTATTGATCGGTTTATCTGGCGGAGTTGATTCAGCGTTGGTGCTGGCTATTGCAGTCGATGCACTGGGAGCAGAACGTGTTGCCACTGTCATGATGCCTTCTCCCTACACTGCTGCTATCAGCTTGCAGGATGCACAAATCATGGCAGATATACTCGGCGTACGTCATACAGAAATACCGATCAACCATCTGTTTGAAGAATTTAAACAAACTCTGCAACCCGAGCTGCAAACCTGGCCAACTACCGGTGCCTCTACTACCATGGAAAATCTGCAAGCTCGTATTCGCAGTACACTGCTGATGGCATTAGCCAATCAATCTGGCAGATTGGTATTGGTCACCAGTAACAAATCTGAAACCGCTGTTGGATACAGTACATTATATGGCGATATGGCAGGGGGTTTAGCTATCCTCAAAGATGTTAACAAAACGCAGGTTTATCAACTTTGTCGCTATCGCAACAACATTTCCGCTGTCATACCGGAACGAATCTTGCAACGCCCACCCTCTGCAGAACTACGTCCTGAACAAACGGATCAGGATAGCTTGCCGCCATATGATGTGCTGGATGCCATCATGACTGACTACATGGAAAACAATTTATCGCCAGCCGAAATAATTGCCAAACATTATCCGGCAGAAACGGTTTACCGCATCGTGCAGATGATTCATGCCAATGAATACAAACGACGACAAGCCGCACCAGGCATTCGCATCACCCGACGCAGCTTCGATCAATCCTGGCGCTTTCCGATTTCCCCAGGATTTCGCCAATAA
- a CDS encoding beta-barrel assembly-enhancing protease, protein MKFRYLILIVPLLFPAHIFGQRLPDLGDISQATVTPYQEKEIGRQIMREIRADSSYLDDPEVTDYLSRLGYRLISAAGQTNSDTSFEFFAIDDSSINAFALPGGFIGFHSGLITAAQSESELAGVMAHEIAHVTQKHLARMIAGSSYMGLIGSIAALAIAILASRSNPDAGQAVLATAQASAIQSQLNFTRKHEKEADRVGFNMLIKAGFDPHGMTSFFERMQHASRYYESGLPSYLMTHPVTHERIADIQNRIRELGYRQIPDSLEFHLVRAKIRAEHGNPASTANEFKARLQDKRYINEIAERYGLIQALLRAKQFKQAEEELHILNQIIQADPAARLLKNHPLGKSIQVEGNYPQSAAMIETLAARIKLANEKTDEAFKLYQAALRTFPSYRALVYDYADALLKHKDAQTALNFIEEQSRFIRNDIRLYRLTAQCHAMLGNPLLQHQAEAEALIREGNLRAAIEQLQVALRYKHDDFYQLSSVEARLRQIKEIVHDQEKNN, encoded by the coding sequence ATGAAATTTCGTTATCTCATCCTCATTGTGCCCTTGCTATTTCCTGCCCACATTTTTGGGCAGAGGCTGCCTGATCTTGGTGATATTTCGCAAGCAACTGTCACACCTTATCAGGAAAAAGAAATTGGCAGGCAAATTATGCGTGAAATCCGCGCTGACTCCAGTTATTTGGATGACCCTGAAGTTACCGATTACTTATCTAGATTAGGCTACCGATTAATCTCTGCAGCTGGCCAAACAAATTCAGATACTTCATTTGAATTTTTTGCCATTGATGACTCTTCAATCAACGCATTTGCACTGCCAGGTGGCTTTATCGGGTTTCACAGTGGATTAATTACTGCAGCACAAAGTGAATCTGAGCTGGCTGGCGTCATGGCGCATGAAATCGCCCACGTTACACAGAAGCATCTGGCGCGCATGATTGCCGGCAGCTCCTACATGGGCCTCATTGGCTCGATTGCCGCATTAGCGATCGCAATTCTTGCTTCGCGTTCTAACCCTGATGCGGGTCAAGCAGTATTGGCAACCGCTCAGGCCAGTGCCATTCAGTCTCAGCTAAATTTTACGCGCAAGCACGAGAAGGAAGCGGATCGAGTTGGATTCAATATGTTGATCAAAGCTGGTTTTGACCCACATGGCATGACTTCTTTCTTTGAGCGCATGCAGCATGCTAGCCGCTATTATGAGAGTGGCCTTCCTTCCTATCTCATGACACACCCGGTAACCCACGAGCGCATCGCTGATATCCAAAATCGTATCCGAGAATTAGGCTATCGGCAGATTCCAGACAGCCTGGAATTCCATTTGGTCCGCGCCAAAATTCGTGCTGAGCATGGCAATCCAGCCTCAACAGCCAATGAATTTAAGGCACGGTTACAAGATAAGCGTTATATCAACGAAATAGCAGAACGCTATGGTCTGATCCAGGCATTGCTACGTGCCAAACAATTTAAACAAGCAGAGGAAGAGCTGCACATCCTGAATCAAATAATTCAAGCCGATCCAGCTGCTCGTCTGCTCAAAAATCATCCGCTGGGGAAATCCATTCAGGTAGAAGGTAACTATCCACAATCTGCTGCCATGATTGAAACATTGGCTGCACGCATCAAACTTGCCAATGAAAAAACCGATGAAGCATTTAAATTGTATCAAGCAGCATTACGCACTTTTCCATCTTACCGAGCGCTGGTTTACGACTACGCTGATGCATTGCTGAAACATAAAGATGCTCAAACCGCCCTCAATTTTATAGAGGAACAATCGCGCTTTATTCGTAATGATATCCGCTTGTATCGCCTGACTGCACAATGCCATGCCATGTTGGGCAATCCTCTTTTGCAACATCAGGCCGAAGCAGAAGCACTTATCCGCGAAGGCAATCTGCGCGCAGCCATTGAACAACTGCAGGTTGCACTACGCTACAAACACGATGACTTTTACCAACTTTCCAGCGTAGAAGCTCGCTTGCGCCAAATCAAAGAAATAGTGCATGATCAAGAAAAAAATAACTAA
- a CDS encoding multidrug resistance protein MdtA, producing the protein MFSSLGKKIFFLIILSAIIGYSYFALRDQSRKIRYKTHAVDQGDIARTISANGTLTPLELVEVGTQISGLVIQLFADFNDQVETGQILAKLDPALLNAQLRQSEANLKSAQTALSVATNKARRSQDLVAKGFISKEALDESEESLDSARAQVAVSQAQIARDRTNLDYSVIRSPVSGVVIARNVNIGQTVAANFQTPILFQIARDLKQMQIEISVVEADIGQIHEGQTMVFTVDAYQDREFSATVRQIRLNPTIEENVVTYSVIATVINEDSSLLPGMTANVRFIVNEKSAVLRVPNAALRYQPSQKELMQSTTPQPGQRLLYRLENNQPVPIKVVTGITDGSFTEIFPGALQINDALIIEEIDSSKSDKQDGSKFRFRMF; encoded by the coding sequence ATGTTCAGTTCACTCGGAAAAAAGATTTTTTTCCTGATTATTCTGTCTGCCATCATAGGCTATAGCTATTTTGCATTGCGTGATCAATCACGCAAAATACGCTACAAAACACACGCCGTTGATCAGGGGGACATCGCGCGTACCATCTCTGCCAATGGCACACTGACGCCATTGGAATTGGTCGAGGTTGGTACGCAAATTTCTGGACTGGTCATCCAGTTATTTGCGGATTTCAACGATCAGGTTGAAACTGGCCAGATATTGGCCAAACTGGATCCTGCCTTGCTCAATGCACAACTGCGCCAATCCGAAGCCAATCTAAAAAGCGCCCAAACAGCCTTGTCCGTGGCAACCAACAAAGCCAGACGTAGTCAGGATTTAGTAGCTAAAGGCTTTATCTCCAAGGAAGCATTGGATGAATCAGAAGAATCACTCGATTCGGCGCGCGCGCAAGTAGCTGTCAGCCAGGCACAAATCGCACGCGATCGTACCAATCTGGACTACAGCGTAATACGTTCGCCAGTATCCGGCGTAGTTATTGCTCGCAACGTTAATATTGGACAAACCGTAGCGGCCAATTTTCAGACACCCATTTTGTTTCAAATCGCGCGTGATCTGAAACAAATGCAAATTGAAATCAGCGTAGTAGAAGCTGATATTGGACAAATTCACGAAGGCCAAACTATGGTATTCACCGTTGATGCGTATCAGGATCGGGAATTTTCTGCCACAGTCAGACAAATCAGGCTTAATCCCACCATTGAAGAAAACGTAGTCACTTATAGCGTGATTGCCACCGTGATCAATGAAGATAGCAGCCTATTACCCGGCATGACCGCCAATGTGCGTTTCATTGTTAACGAAAAATCAGCAGTGTTGCGTGTGCCTAATGCGGCGTTACGTTACCAACCCAGCCAGAAAGAATTGATGCAATCAACCACTCCCCAGCCAGGCCAACGTTTGCTTTATCGACTGGAAAACAATCAGCCCGTTCCGATCAAAGTAGTGACTGGTATCACGGATGGCAGTTTCACGGAAATTTTTCCTGGTGCGTTGCAGATCAATGACGCATTAATTATTGAAGAAATTGATAGCAGTAAATCAGATAAGCAAGACGGCAGCAAATTCAGGTTCAGAATGTTCTGA
- a CDS encoding putative ABC transporter ATP-binding protein, producing the protein MLMTTDNKPAHDVLIETSNLDKIYYLGNPADSALSLQVLFDVNLTIHRGEFVAIMGHSGSGKSTLMNILGCLDTPTNGQYWLAGQAVATLSDNQLARIRNQLIGFVFQGFNLLKRMSALDNVAAPLLYAGYSRADSRKRAEQLLQQTGLGNYVTHQPNQLSGGQQQRVAISRALVNQPQLILADEPTGNLDTQTSYEIMQLFDRLNREEGITIIIVTHEEDIAEWAQRLIRLKDGRIIEDRPIEKTATASHRTS; encoded by the coding sequence ATGTTGATGACCACCGATAACAAACCGGCTCATGATGTACTCATAGAGACCAGCAACCTCGATAAGATCTATTATCTGGGTAATCCTGCTGATTCCGCCCTCAGTTTGCAAGTGTTGTTTGATGTCAACCTGACCATACATCGCGGAGAGTTTGTAGCAATCATGGGACACTCTGGTTCTGGAAAATCTACCCTGATGAATATCCTAGGTTGTCTAGATACACCCACCAATGGACAGTACTGGCTGGCAGGGCAAGCAGTTGCGACTCTCTCCGATAATCAACTTGCTCGTATTCGCAACCAGCTTATCGGCTTCGTTTTTCAGGGTTTCAATCTGCTTAAACGCATGTCCGCGCTGGATAACGTAGCAGCTCCCTTGTTGTATGCTGGCTATAGTCGCGCCGACAGCCGCAAACGCGCAGAGCAATTGCTGCAACAAACTGGTCTGGGTAATTACGTCACGCATCAACCTAATCAGCTTTCCGGCGGCCAGCAGCAGCGCGTTGCCATCAGCCGTGCTCTAGTCAATCAACCGCAACTTATTCTCGCTGATGAGCCCACGGGTAATCTGGATACACAAACCAGCTACGAAATCATGCAGTTGTTTGATCGTCTGAATCGTGAGGAAGGCATCACCATTATCATCGTGACGCATGAAGAAGATATAGCTGAATGGGCACAGCGTTTAATTCGGCTTAAAGACGGGCGCATTATTGAAGATCGTCCTATTGAAAAAACAGCCACCGCTTCTCATCGCACCTCATGA
- a CDS encoding macrolide export ATP-bindingpermease protein, which produces MNLLTIIGEATRALQTNRLRTALTMLGMVIGVAAVVLMLAIGQGAQTSINSAIASMGSHLLIIMPGATSSGGVRWGIGSVKTLTVQDAEAIAELPMIEATAPIVSGAAQLNYGANNWSTVLTGVTPDYFSVNNWQIASGTLFSEGELRSGARVVILGKITADNLFDMEDPAGKIIRISNQPFTVAGVLAAKGQSMTGRDQDDNVFIPLTTAQRQIIGNQFPGSINFMTVQVKSENDMETAEAEITHLLRQRHRISQHMENDFTVRNLTALASVASSTAKIMGWMLGAIASVSLLVGGIGIMNIMLVSVTERTREIGIRMAIGANQRMILTQFLLESLMICILGGLTGIALGIGGAWLASQIAGIDVVITAGTLALAFSFASFTGVFFGLYPARKAAALKPVEALRHE; this is translated from the coding sequence ATGAACCTGCTAACCATTATTGGTGAAGCCACACGCGCATTACAAACCAATCGTTTGCGCACTGCGCTCACTATGTTGGGTATGGTGATTGGTGTGGCCGCAGTCGTACTTATGCTCGCTATCGGACAGGGAGCACAAACCAGCATCAACAGCGCCATTGCTTCCATGGGTAGTCATTTGCTTATTATCATGCCAGGAGCAACTTCATCTGGCGGTGTACGATGGGGAATTGGCAGTGTCAAAACACTGACCGTGCAAGATGCAGAAGCCATTGCAGAATTGCCCATGATTGAAGCCACTGCACCGATTGTCTCAGGCGCAGCACAGCTCAACTATGGTGCCAACAACTGGAGCACCGTTCTGACAGGCGTTACTCCAGATTACTTTTCAGTCAACAACTGGCAAATTGCCAGTGGTACACTTTTTTCCGAAGGAGAACTACGTTCCGGGGCACGTGTCGTCATTCTGGGAAAAATAACAGCAGACAATCTGTTTGATATGGAAGATCCCGCCGGAAAAATTATTCGCATTAGCAATCAACCATTTACAGTTGCGGGCGTATTGGCAGCCAAAGGCCAAAGCATGACCGGGCGTGATCAGGATGATAACGTATTTATTCCGCTCACTACTGCACAGCGACAAATCATCGGCAATCAATTTCCTGGCTCCATCAATTTCATGACAGTGCAAGTCAAGTCAGAGAATGACATGGAAACCGCCGAGGCAGAAATCACCCATTTACTACGCCAACGCCATCGTATCAGTCAACACATGGAAAATGACTTTACTGTGCGCAATCTGACAGCTCTAGCCTCTGTTGCCAGCAGTACTGCCAAGATCATGGGCTGGATGCTGGGTGCCATTGCTTCTGTTTCGTTACTGGTAGGGGGTATCGGCATCATGAATATCATGCTGGTATCTGTTACAGAACGTACCCGCGAAATCGGCATTCGGATGGCAATTGGCGCCAATCAACGCATGATTCTCACTCAATTTCTGCTGGAGTCGCTCATGATCTGCATTCTGGGTGGATTAACCGGCATAGCATTGGGTATCGGTGGTGCCTGGTTGGCCAGTCAAATCGCCGGAATTGATGTTGTCATCACTGCAGGCACCCTCGCTCTGGCTTTTTCATTCGCCTCTTTCACCGGCGTATTCTTCGGACTCTATCCTGCCAGAAAAGCTGCAGCACTTAAGCCAGTAGAGGCGCTGCGTCACGAATAA
- a CDS encoding IS5 family transposase ISStma16, which translates to MKNTDTADQKGYDAGKKVSGIKRHIAVDTLGLPHAIAVTTAEVTDRNGALQALKRCRSSLGQVQGLLCDGGYTGAPFAESVQEILGKPVTVQIAKRSKLHTFKVMPRRWIVECSFAWLEKCRRLWKNCERKLDTSLQLIHLAFLALLLRRS; encoded by the coding sequence GTGAAGAATACAGACACGGCTGACCAGAAAGGCTATGACGCCGGCAAGAAGGTGTCGGGCATCAAGCGCCATATCGCTGTTGATACCTTGGGGTTGCCGCACGCCATTGCAGTGACGACAGCGGAAGTGACTGACCGTAACGGTGCATTGCAGGCCTTGAAGCGTTGCAGATCGAGTTTAGGGCAAGTACAAGGTTTGCTGTGTGACGGTGGCTATACTGGAGCACCATTTGCCGAAAGTGTGCAAGAAATTCTGGGCAAACCTGTCACCGTGCAGATCGCCAAACGCAGCAAACTGCATACCTTCAAGGTTATGCCCAGGCGCTGGATAGTGGAATGTAGTTTCGCCTGGCTGGAAAAGTGCCGAAGATTATGGAAAAACTGCGAACGTAAACTTGATACCAGCTTGCAGCTCATTCATTTGGCTTTCTTGGCACTATTACTCAGAAGATCGTAA